One genomic region from Listeria monocytogenes encodes:
- a CDS encoding DUF4305 domain-containing protein, producing the protein MKNSLMKQSFLYFALGLVFVYFVVVRVADYGYDVLAYILIIMTLMDFGIGIGLIITGFKRRKKTCRK; encoded by the coding sequence ATGAAAAATTCATTAATGAAGCAAAGTTTTTTATATTTTGCGCTGGGTCTTGTATTTGTATATTTTGTTGTTGTTCGTGTGGCTGATTATGGTTATGATGTGCTTGCATATATACTAATTATCATGACATTAATGGATTTTGGCATTGGCATCGGTCTGATTATCACTGGATTTAAAAGGCGTAAAAAAACCTGTAGAAAGTAA
- a CDS encoding redox-sensing transcriptional repressor Rex, with protein sequence MMEETTKIPQATAKRLPLYHRYLKYLDESGKERVSSAELSEAVKVDSATIRRDFSYFGALGKKGYGYNVSYILDFFSKTLSQDKQTNVALIGVGNLGTALLHYNFMKNNNIKIVAAFDVDPAKVGSVQQDIPIYHLNDMEEIVRENGVEVVILTVPADEAQVTVDRLIEADVKGILNFTPARISVPKQVRVHHIDLTTELQTLIYFLENYPAKTE encoded by the coding sequence ATGATGGAGGAAACAACTAAAATTCCACAAGCGACAGCAAAACGCTTACCATTATATCATCGTTACTTGAAATACCTAGATGAGTCAGGTAAGGAACGAGTATCATCTGCGGAATTAAGTGAAGCGGTGAAAGTTGATTCAGCGACTATTCGACGAGATTTTTCGTACTTTGGCGCATTAGGTAAGAAAGGATACGGGTATAACGTTTCTTACATACTCGACTTTTTCAGCAAAACACTTAGCCAGGACAAACAGACAAATGTTGCACTAATCGGTGTAGGTAACCTTGGTACAGCATTATTACATTATAATTTCATGAAAAATAATAATATCAAAATCGTTGCTGCATTTGATGTGGATCCAGCGAAAGTAGGTAGTGTTCAACAAGACATTCCAATTTATCACTTGAATGATATGGAAGAAATTGTTCGTGAAAACGGTGTGGAAGTAGTTATTCTGACAGTTCCAGCTGATGAAGCACAAGTAACGGTAGATCGTTTAATTGAAGCGGATGTTAAAGGTATTTTAAATTTTACCCCAGCTCGTATCAGTGTTCCAAAACAAGTTCGTGTGCACCATATCGACCTTACAACGGAATTACAAACGTTAATCTATTTCCTGGAAAATTATCCAGCGAAAACAGAATAA
- a CDS encoding ABC-F family ATP-binding cassette domain-containing protein, giving the protein MILLQVQQISKFFGAEVILDNIKLEVKTGDRIALVGRNGAGKSTLLKIIAGKMSYDGGTISKPKSVEIGYLAQNTGLESSKTIWDEMLSVFDSLRKMEADLRKMELRLGEPELYNDPEKYQALMTDYDTLQHTFKESGGYTYEAEIRSVLNGLRFYPEDYEVEIASLSGGQKTRLALAKLLLAKQDILVLDEPTNHLDIETLAWLETYLQNYHGSLLIVSHDRYFLDKVVNQVYEISRTKIDYYKGNYSSFVNQKQAKLEQMWKEFDKQQKQIAKLEDFVARNIVRASTTKRAQSRRKQLEKMDVLGRPQGDEKAAHFGFQFEKQTGKDVLMVDQLSIGYAKDKRIASNLTFEMKRQDSLALVGPNGIGKSTLLKTLIRDIPALSGEFHFGAGVKIGYYDQEQAKLTSNKTVLMELWDDYPELNEVNVRTTLGNFLFSDDDVLKNVQSLSGGEKARLALAKLTLLEANVLILDEPTNHLDIESKEVLEAALIDFEGTILFVSHDRYFINRIASKIVELAPEKATVFLGDYDYYQEKLAEEKELARLDAEDRRKKGEQVEATASVRKLNYQEEKEQQKLLRQRKRKLEEIEKSMEETDEKIAEIELQLTNPEVFQDHEKALEITQELDAVKADGEKLMEEWEQISEELESI; this is encoded by the coding sequence ATGATATTATTACAAGTTCAGCAAATTTCTAAATTCTTCGGTGCAGAAGTTATTTTAGATAATATTAAATTAGAAGTAAAAACAGGTGATCGAATCGCTCTAGTTGGGCGAAATGGTGCAGGAAAATCTACTTTACTTAAAATCATTGCCGGCAAAATGAGTTATGATGGCGGAACTATTTCCAAACCAAAAAGTGTGGAAATTGGCTATTTGGCTCAAAATACCGGTCTAGAATCTTCCAAAACCATTTGGGATGAAATGCTAAGTGTGTTTGATTCACTGCGAAAAATGGAAGCTGATTTGCGCAAAATGGAGCTTCGTCTCGGCGAACCGGAACTCTATAATGATCCAGAAAAATACCAAGCACTGATGACGGATTATGATACGTTACAACATACTTTTAAAGAAAGTGGCGGCTATACTTATGAAGCAGAAATCCGTTCTGTTTTAAATGGATTGCGTTTTTATCCAGAAGATTATGAAGTAGAAATCGCTTCTCTAAGTGGTGGCCAAAAAACGCGGCTTGCTTTAGCCAAATTACTACTTGCTAAACAAGATATTCTTGTTCTTGATGAACCAACTAACCATTTAGATATCGAAACACTAGCGTGGCTCGAAACCTATTTACAAAATTATCATGGTTCGTTACTCATCGTATCCCATGACCGCTACTTCCTTGATAAAGTCGTGAATCAAGTATACGAAATTAGCCGAACCAAAATCGATTACTACAAAGGAAATTACAGTTCCTTCGTGAATCAAAAACAAGCGAAACTAGAACAAATGTGGAAAGAGTTCGATAAACAACAAAAACAGATTGCCAAACTAGAAGATTTTGTTGCTAGAAATATCGTCCGCGCATCGACAACGAAGCGCGCTCAGAGTAGAAGAAAACAATTAGAAAAAATGGATGTGCTTGGTCGCCCGCAAGGTGATGAAAAAGCAGCGCATTTTGGTTTCCAATTTGAAAAACAAACGGGTAAAGATGTTTTAATGGTAGATCAGCTAAGCATTGGTTACGCGAAAGATAAGCGCATTGCTTCCAACCTAACGTTCGAAATGAAACGCCAAGATAGCCTTGCCCTTGTTGGTCCAAACGGAATCGGCAAGTCTACTCTGCTTAAAACACTTATTCGCGATATTCCAGCTCTAAGTGGCGAATTCCACTTCGGCGCTGGCGTGAAAATTGGTTACTATGATCAAGAACAAGCCAAACTGACATCCAACAAAACCGTATTAATGGAACTATGGGACGATTATCCAGAGCTGAATGAAGTGAACGTCCGTACAACACTAGGTAATTTCCTTTTTTCAGATGATGATGTACTAAAAAATGTCCAATCTTTAAGCGGTGGCGAAAAAGCGCGCCTTGCTCTTGCTAAGCTCACTTTACTTGAAGCCAATGTACTTATCCTTGATGAGCCAACCAACCATTTAGATATTGAAAGTAAAGAAGTTTTAGAAGCAGCTTTAATTGATTTTGAAGGCACGATTCTCTTCGTTTCCCATGACCGCTATTTTATTAACAGGATTGCTTCTAAAATCGTCGAACTAGCGCCCGAAAAAGCAACCGTTTTCCTTGGAGATTACGATTATTATCAAGAAAAATTAGCAGAAGAAAAAGAACTGGCACGACTTGATGCCGAGGACCGACGCAAAAAAGGCGAACAAGTTGAAGCAACCGCCTCCGTCAGAAAATTAAACTACCAAGAAGAAAAAGAACAACAAAAACTACTTCGCCAAAGAAAACGAAAACTAGAAGAAATAGAAAAATCCATGGAAGAAACGGACGAAAAGATTGCCGAAATCGAACTTCAATTAACGAATCCAGAAGTTTTCCAAGACCATGAAAAAGCCCTTGAAATCACTCAAGAGCTAGACGCCGTAAAAGCTGACGGAGAGAAATTAATGGAAGAATGGGAACAAATAAGCGAAGAACTGGAATCCATATAA
- a CDS encoding alpha/beta hydrolase, translating into MKKILIISSSIIVGLLVIITICASFYLYSYALARDNSSMNDTATTDETTDTAKLAKKNREANVAWMEKQNLIKWTETSADNLKLVANYLPADIPSNTTIILAHGYRGKSGKVEMAGLARMYHEKFGYNVLMPDARAHGESEGDNIGFGWPERKDYVQWIDQVIDKNGTDTQIALHGVSMGSSTVLMTSGEKLPKQVKSIIADCGYTSMDAELSYQLKAMFHLPKFPIIPTASLINKFKEGFFFSEASAVDAVAKTDLPIFYIHGDADAFVPTYMVDELYDATNSYKEKWIVKGAEHGQAFTVDPKTYEEKVRQFLNKTM; encoded by the coding sequence ATGAAAAAGATTTTAATTATTTCTAGTTCGATTATCGTTGGTTTACTTGTTATTATTACCATTTGTGCTAGTTTTTACTTATATAGCTATGCTTTAGCGCGCGACAATTCAAGTATGAACGACACAGCAACAACAGACGAAACAACTGACACAGCCAAACTTGCAAAGAAAAATCGTGAAGCAAATGTCGCATGGATGGAAAAGCAAAACCTCATAAAATGGACAGAAACTTCAGCAGATAATTTGAAACTCGTTGCTAATTATTTACCAGCAGATATCCCTTCTAACACGACCATTATTTTAGCTCACGGCTATCGTGGGAAAAGTGGAAAAGTCGAGATGGCTGGTCTCGCTAGAATGTATCATGAAAAATTCGGCTATAATGTCTTAATGCCTGATGCTAGAGCGCACGGTGAAAGTGAAGGAGATAATATTGGATTTGGTTGGCCTGAACGCAAAGATTATGTGCAGTGGATTGACCAAGTAATCGACAAAAATGGTACTGACACTCAAATCGCACTGCATGGCGTTTCCATGGGTAGCTCCACCGTTCTTATGACCAGCGGCGAAAAACTACCAAAACAAGTAAAAAGTATTATCGCGGATTGTGGCTATACCTCGATGGATGCCGAACTTTCTTATCAATTAAAAGCCATGTTCCACTTACCAAAATTTCCGATAATCCCAACAGCTAGTCTGATTAATAAATTCAAAGAAGGTTTCTTTTTTAGCGAAGCAAGTGCGGTTGATGCGGTCGCTAAAACAGACTTACCCATTTTCTACATCCACGGTGATGCTGATGCATTCGTCCCTACTTATATGGTAGACGAACTTTATGACGCTACAAATAGCTATAAAGAAAAATGGATTGTCAAAGGTGCAGAACACGGCCAAGCATTCACGGTAGATCCAAAAACATATGAAGAAAAAGTACGCCAATTTTTAAATAAAACAATGTAA
- the tsaD gene encoding tRNA (adenosine(37)-N6)-threonylcarbamoyltransferase complex transferase subunit TsaD encodes MKKNTLILGIESSCDETAASVVKNGNEIISSVVASQIESHKRFGGVVPEIASRHHVEQITLVIEEALKQANVTMDDLDGVAVTEGPGLVGALLIGVNAAKTLAFMHNLPLVGVHHIAGHIYANRFETEFKFPLLSLVVSGGHTELVLMKADNEFEIIGETRDDAAGEAYDKVARTLGLAYPGGVQIDKLAKDGEDTFHFPRAMMDEGSFDFSFSGLKSSFINTLHNLRQRGEEPNPNDMAASFQASVVDVLVSKTIRAAKQYDVKQLLLAGGVAANQGLRERLIQEVKLELPETELIIPPLALCGDNAAMIAAAGTVSFLQGKRSGFDMNANPGLLLEDI; translated from the coding sequence ATGAAAAAAAATACATTAATTCTTGGGATAGAATCTAGCTGCGATGAAACAGCTGCTTCTGTTGTAAAAAATGGCAATGAAATTATATCGAGTGTCGTGGCTTCGCAAATTGAGAGCCATAAACGATTTGGCGGGGTAGTTCCCGAAATCGCCTCGAGACACCACGTGGAGCAAATTACACTTGTGATTGAAGAGGCCTTAAAACAAGCGAATGTGACAATGGATGATTTAGACGGGGTAGCTGTGACAGAAGGGCCAGGTCTAGTTGGAGCTCTACTTATCGGAGTGAATGCGGCTAAAACGCTAGCTTTTATGCACAATTTACCTTTAGTCGGTGTACACCATATTGCAGGCCATATTTATGCAAATCGTTTTGAAACTGAATTTAAATTTCCGCTACTCTCATTAGTTGTCAGCGGCGGTCATACGGAACTAGTTTTAATGAAAGCGGACAATGAGTTTGAAATTATCGGGGAGACAAGGGACGATGCAGCTGGTGAAGCTTATGATAAAGTAGCGCGCACACTTGGTCTCGCTTATCCGGGCGGCGTGCAAATTGATAAACTTGCCAAAGACGGCGAAGACACTTTTCATTTTCCAAGGGCGATGATGGATGAGGGTTCGTTTGATTTTAGTTTTAGTGGATTGAAGTCTTCCTTTATTAACACGCTTCATAATTTAAGACAGCGTGGTGAGGAGCCGAATCCAAACGATATGGCGGCGAGTTTTCAAGCAAGCGTTGTGGATGTTTTAGTAAGTAAAACGATTCGCGCAGCTAAACAATATGATGTGAAACAACTGCTTCTTGCTGGAGGCGTGGCGGCGAATCAAGGTTTACGAGAACGACTTATTCAAGAAGTAAAACTAGAACTTCCGGAGACCGAATTGATTATTCCGCCGTTAGCCTTATGCGGAGACAATGCCGCAATGATTGCTGCTGCAGGGACAGTGAGTTTCTTACAAGGAAAACGTAGTGGTTTTGATATGAATGCGAATCCGGGATTATTGCTGGAAGATATATAA
- the rimI gene encoding ribosomal protein S18-alanine N-acetyltransferase, whose product MSLEEALLFREATVTDLKSIMNVENAAFTVPWTEAAFRNEFIINQYAYYLLAIYKEQVVGYAGVWLVLDEGHITNIAIHPDYQGNHYGEALLREMIRVAKERGVVRMTLEVRVSNDVAQGLYKKLGFQDGAIRKNYYPDTKEDALVMWVDL is encoded by the coding sequence GTGAGTTTGGAAGAAGCCTTATTATTTCGGGAAGCAACCGTGACTGACTTGAAAAGTATTATGAATGTCGAAAATGCAGCATTTACAGTACCTTGGACGGAAGCAGCTTTTCGGAATGAATTTATTATTAACCAATACGCCTATTATTTACTTGCGATATATAAGGAACAAGTGGTAGGCTATGCAGGTGTTTGGCTCGTTTTAGATGAAGGGCATATTACGAATATTGCGATTCATCCAGATTATCAAGGGAATCATTACGGTGAGGCACTTTTGCGAGAAATGATTCGAGTTGCGAAAGAGCGTGGAGTTGTTCGGATGACATTAGAAGTTCGCGTATCCAATGATGTTGCTCAAGGACTTTATAAAAAATTAGGATTTCAAGACGGCGCCATTCGGAAAAACTATTATCCGGATACGAAAGAAGATGCGCTAGTGATGTGGGTGGACTTATGA
- the tsaB gene encoding tRNA (adenosine(37)-N6)-threonylcarbamoyltransferase complex dimerization subunit type 1 TsaB, translating into MILGMDTSSDTMTIALFNEGVVIGEYTTNLRKNHSVRLLPAIAVLMQECGVKPTDLEKIAVAKGPGSYTGLRIGVTVAKTMAWDAGIPIVGISSLALLAENGLYFPGKVVALMDARRGNVYAGVYQVTEGKMQSVIADGHIALTELLEQFAPSEELILFVGTLTEQICVTVTEVLGERAVFAQADYTYSRASSLVKLAENLDGEPADNFVPDYLKLAEAESKWLESRGSE; encoded by the coding sequence ATGATACTTGGGATGGATACGTCTTCTGATACGATGACGATAGCGCTTTTTAATGAGGGTGTCGTTATCGGCGAATATACAACGAATTTAAGAAAAAATCATAGTGTACGGTTGCTTCCAGCGATTGCTGTTTTAATGCAAGAATGTGGAGTAAAACCTACTGACCTAGAAAAAATTGCTGTAGCAAAAGGTCCAGGGTCTTACACGGGACTTCGTATTGGTGTAACGGTAGCGAAGACAATGGCTTGGGATGCGGGGATTCCGATTGTCGGGATTTCTTCTTTGGCACTTTTAGCAGAGAACGGTTTGTACTTTCCTGGAAAAGTTGTCGCTTTAATGGATGCGCGCCGTGGAAATGTGTACGCGGGTGTTTATCAAGTGACCGAGGGCAAAATGCAGAGTGTTATCGCGGACGGGCATATTGCGTTAACTGAATTACTAGAACAATTCGCGCCTAGCGAGGAGCTCATTTTATTCGTAGGAACCTTAACAGAACAAATTTGTGTGACTGTGACGGAAGTCCTTGGTGAGCGGGCGGTTTTTGCGCAGGCAGATTATACTTACTCACGAGCTAGTTCTCTCGTAAAACTGGCAGAGAATTTAGATGGAGAACCAGCAGACAATTTTGTTCCTGATTATTTAAAACTGGCAGAAGCGGAGAGTAAATGGTTGGAATCGAGGGGTTCCGAGTGA
- the tsaE gene encoding tRNA (adenosine(37)-N6)-threonylcarbamoyltransferase complex ATPase subunit type 1 TsaE, whose translation MEFELIMTSERETRLLAKQLGENLTAGDVILLEGDLGAGKTTFTKGLGEGLLIPQMIKSPTFTIIREYKKGRLPLYHMDVYRLEDTSADELGLEEYFYGAGVSVVEWAQFVREDLPEEYLEIKLFHIDENTRKIVVKPVGQRYEQLAMEVFGK comes from the coding sequence ATGGAATTCGAATTGATAATGACAAGTGAAAGAGAGACAAGACTTCTCGCAAAACAACTTGGAGAAAATTTAACTGCTGGGGATGTGATTTTACTTGAGGGTGATCTTGGTGCGGGTAAAACTACTTTTACAAAAGGTCTAGGTGAAGGCCTTTTGATTCCGCAAATGATTAAAAGCCCGACCTTCACTATTATTCGCGAGTATAAGAAAGGGCGCTTGCCGCTTTACCATATGGATGTGTACCGTTTGGAAGATACTTCGGCTGATGAACTTGGTCTGGAGGAATATTTTTACGGAGCGGGTGTGAGCGTGGTTGAATGGGCGCAGTTTGTTCGTGAGGATTTACCAGAAGAATACTTGGAAATCAAGCTTTTTCATATAGATGAGAATACGCGTAAGATAGTTGTGAAGCCAGTTGGACAAAGGTATGAGCAACTTGCGATGGAGGTTTTTGGAAAATGA
- the crcB gene encoding fluoride efflux transporter CrcB: MLVNFLLVGFGAALGAMLRYGISVLVKSKWKTNFPSATFFINITGSFLLGFLVSSTIGPVWHLFLGTGFMGGYTTFSTFKVESMELKWKANYRVLFSYLGCTYVFGLIAAFLGMMLGV, from the coding sequence GTGTTGGTTAATTTCTTACTTGTAGGTTTTGGAGCGGCTCTTGGTGCGATGCTACGATATGGAATTTCTGTATTGGTCAAAAGCAAATGGAAAACAAACTTTCCTTCTGCGACTTTTTTTATTAATATTACTGGTTCATTCTTATTAGGTTTTCTTGTTTCCTCTACTATTGGACCGGTTTGGCACCTTTTTTTAGGTACAGGGTTTATGGGGGGATATACGACTTTTTCTACGTTTAAAGTGGAAAGTATGGAATTAAAATGGAAGGCGAATTATCGTGTGTTATTTTCTTATCTAGGTTGTACGTATGTGTTTGGCTTAATAGCGGCTTTTCTCGGTATGATGCTTGGTGTATAA
- the crcB gene encoding fluoride efflux transporter CrcB, with protein sequence MYFLYVGVFGALGGMCRYAMNLWLGGGDFPSATLAVNLIGCFLLAFLMRFLAEKSRVSLVLLNGIGTGFIGAFTTFSAFSVDTIQLVQSGAWLFAVSYVLASFIGGLIMVKFGRMLSNKLLNRGEHRVG encoded by the coding sequence ATGTATTTTTTATATGTAGGGGTTTTTGGCGCATTAGGTGGTATGTGCCGATATGCAATGAATTTGTGGCTTGGTGGTGGGGATTTTCCTTCTGCGACTTTAGCGGTTAATTTAATAGGTTGTTTTTTATTGGCTTTTCTCATGCGATTTTTGGCGGAAAAATCACGTGTTTCATTGGTGCTTTTGAACGGGATTGGGACGGGGTTTATTGGCGCCTTTACGACTTTCTCGGCTTTTAGTGTAGATACAATTCAACTAGTGCAAAGTGGCGCATGGTTATTTGCAGTTAGCTATGTGCTAGCTAGTTTCATTGGAGGGCTTATTATGGTGAAGTTTGGCCGGATGCTTAGCAATAAGCTTTTGAATCGAGGTGAGCATCGTGTTGGTTAA
- a CDS encoding GyrI-like domain-containing protein, producing MTEKKIDFKKEEKKFYAPKRKPERIFVPEMNFLMVDGKGDPDGEEYQKAVQSLYAIAYTIKMSKMGETRLNGYADFVVPPLEGFWWSEEKFDLKDRDAWLWTSILRQPDFVTEEVLEWAKEVAQKKKPDVDTSRVKLVRFEEGECVQMMHIGPFSEEVKTVAELHQFMETEGLHNDTGAVRKHHEIYLSDPRKVDPEKMKTILRLPVS from the coding sequence ATGACTGAAAAGAAAATTGATTTTAAAAAAGAAGAGAAGAAATTCTACGCGCCTAAAAGGAAGCCAGAGCGTATTTTTGTTCCGGAAATGAATTTTTTGATGGTGGATGGTAAAGGTGATCCGGACGGTGAGGAGTATCAAAAGGCAGTGCAGTCTCTTTATGCGATTGCGTACACGATTAAAATGAGCAAGATGGGCGAGACGCGTCTGAATGGTTACGCGGATTTTGTTGTACCGCCGCTGGAAGGGTTTTGGTGGTCTGAAGAGAAGTTTGATTTAAAGGACAGAGATGCGTGGCTTTGGACATCCATTCTTAGACAACCAGATTTTGTCACAGAAGAAGTGTTGGAATGGGCTAAAGAGGTTGCTCAGAAGAAAAAGCCGGATGTCGATACGAGTCGTGTGAAATTGGTTCGTTTTGAAGAAGGGGAATGTGTGCAAATGATGCATATTGGTCCTTTTAGTGAAGAAGTGAAAACGGTCGCGGAATTACACCAATTCATGGAAACAGAGGGGCTTCATAATGATACAGGAGCAGTTCGTAAACACCACGAAATTTATTTGAGTGATCCGCGTAAAGTGGACCCAGAAAAAATGAAGACCATCCTTCGACTTCCAGTGAGTTGA
- a CDS encoding aminoglycoside phosphotransferase family protein — MDVTQLKMLHNAKVISEIKKGFSVDRKYQVDETYLVRVFPIDLLQERKQEFKIIQALDSQTPFVPKAYDFGFIEREGYMIISYLRGEDAESGMTHLSHSEQFKAGFSAGEILREVHKIPLDIPKMNWLDFQTAKFKRKVEELKELEITASFLTDTEKFVYKNIARLKNRPICLQHGDFHPANIILNNKKFVGLIDFNRLEFGDPLFDLAKIGFFTTEVSIPFARGNILGYIDKEEVTDFWNLYALYTAMHITSAVSWAAKNESRNFKKLMDYAVKTAASHDNFQKIVPNWMNEEEFK, encoded by the coding sequence ATGGATGTGACACAACTAAAAATGTTGCATAATGCGAAAGTAATTTCGGAAATAAAAAAAGGTTTTTCTGTTGATAGGAAATACCAGGTGGATGAAACTTACCTTGTTCGTGTTTTTCCCATAGACTTACTTCAAGAACGGAAGCAAGAATTTAAAATAATCCAAGCATTAGATTCTCAAACTCCATTTGTTCCAAAAGCATATGATTTCGGTTTTATCGAAAGAGAAGGCTATATGATTATTAGTTATTTGCGAGGAGAAGACGCAGAAAGTGGCATGACTCATTTATCTCATTCAGAACAGTTTAAAGCTGGTTTTTCGGCAGGGGAAATTTTACGAGAAGTTCATAAAATACCGCTAGATATACCAAAAATGAACTGGTTGGATTTTCAAACAGCTAAATTTAAACGAAAAGTGGAGGAATTAAAAGAATTAGAAATAACAGCTTCTTTTTTAACAGACACTGAAAAGTTTGTTTATAAGAATATAGCTAGATTAAAAAATAGACCGATTTGTTTACAGCATGGAGATTTTCATCCAGCGAATATTATTTTAAACAACAAAAAGTTTGTGGGGCTAATTGATTTTAATCGGCTAGAGTTCGGTGATCCTTTATTTGATTTAGCTAAAATCGGCTTTTTTACAACAGAGGTCAGTATACCTTTTGCACGAGGAAATATTTTAGGCTATATTGATAAAGAAGAAGTTACGGATTTTTGGAATCTTTATGCGCTTTACACGGCGATGCATATTACTTCGGCTGTTAGTTGGGCGGCAAAAAATGAATCTCGTAATTTTAAAAAGTTGATGGATTATGCAGTAAAGACGGCAGCTAGTCACGATAATTTTCAAAAGATAGTGCCGAATTGGATGAACGAGGAGGAATTCAAATGA